AGAACCATATAATTGGTTTCCCCGTCACCTTTTCGAGGGATACCGCCCTTCGATTCCAATTTCTCCCCTTTTCTTTGCTCGTGAGGGGATAGATATACACCTCTCCGCTGTCGGAGGCGTTTCCTCTCGGGTAGAAGGTGACCTTATTTCCCGGGAAGACTATTCCATCCCTCATCGAGCTGGATGTAGGAGACGTACAGTAGATGTCTTTGCCTTCCGGCAGATCAAAGGGGACCCCTTTTGTCAACTCTTCTTCTTCCACCTTCTCGCCGGTGTCTTTTGTGCCGTTCCTGTTGTCGTCATCGTGGATTTCTATGATATAACCGCTTTTGTCTGTAGATCCTGGGTCTCGGGTTAAGAATGTCACGATGTAGTTATTATTTTCGGTGATTGCGCGAATCCTCGCATTATTTAACGCATAAGCGACGGTTCTGGCCGTCATATCGGCCTTCATGCGGTCGATGCTTCCGGTCGCCGTAATGGCGGCGATGGAAGACAGGATGGCTATAATGGCCAATACGGTCAACATCTCGAGTATGGTGAAGCCGCCCTTGCCGTAAAGTCGCCTTAAGAATGGACTTTTCAAACCGGCATTGATACATCCGGAAAGGGTCTTTACTGAACCACCTGTTTTCAAGTTTTTTTGATCGACCATGTTACACCTCTTCAATTTATATAATATGCATTATTTGTGCCAAGATTGCCTGCGCGGGGTGAAAACCGCGGGGCGATTCTCTGTTATCTCCTTGTAATCACTGCGCTTTTTTTTATCAGCTTCAAGGGAGAAGGCCTCCTAATAAGGATTGCTTAAAAAGCGACGGGATTGTTACATTTTTTCAGCATGACTGTGAAAATTTTTCACAATTGCCGCAAGGCGCTCCCATCATTCATCCCCTTTACGGCCCTTATTATCTATATTGTAGTCCTTGAGCTTATAGAGGAGCGCCCGGTAGCTGATTTCAAGAAGCTCCGCGGCCCTTGTCTGGTTTCCGCCCGTCTTCTTCAATGCGGCTAAGATGAGCCTTTTCTCAAGATCGCGGGAGGCCTTCTTTATCGAGAAGGTAGATGATGATGGATCGGAGGGCGTTTCGATCTCCTCCGTCCCCCTTACCACCTCCCCGGGGAGGTCTGAAACGCCTATGGTGTCGGAGTCTGTAAGGATCATCGCCCTCTCTATGCAGTTTTCCAGCTCTCGAACGTTGCCCGGCCAGGAATAATTCATTAGCTTCGCCAGTGCCCCCTTTTCAATCCCCTTTATGGAGGTGTTCAGCTTCTTGTTGAACACACTTATGAAGTGCTCCACCAGCGGCACTACGTCCTCGATCTTTTCGCGAAGGGGAAGCATCTTTAGAGGAACTACGTTCAGCCTGTAATAGAGATCGTCCCGAAAATCCCCGTTTTTGACCGCCTCCTCAATATCTATGGCCGTAGCGGAGATTATCCTCACATCGAGGCGCTTGGTGCCGGTCGAGCCGATCCTCCTTATCTCCCCCTCCTGAAGGGCCCTCAGGAGCTTTACCTGCAGCGCCTGGGGGAGCTCGCCGATCTCATCCAAAAAGAGGGTCCCGTTGTGGGCCTCCTCAAAAAGCCCCGGCTTATCCCTTGTGGCATCCGTAAAGGCGCCCTTGACGTGACCGAACAGCTCGCTTTCGAGGAGGTTTTCCGGGACGGCGGCCAGGTTCACCGCAACAAAGGGGCCTTCCTTTCTGCCGCCCTCGTAATGAATCGCCCGGGCGACAAGCTCCTTTCCCGTGCCGCTCTCCCCGGTAATCAGAATCCCCGTCGAGTAGGCGGAGACCTTTCTTACCGTCTCGAAGAGATCGAGCATCTTGGGACTCCTGCCGATGATGTCGTGGAATCGGTACTTCCCCTCGAGCTCCCTCCTCAGCCTGAGGTTCTCGTCCCTCAAGATTCGGCTCTCCCTCGCCTTGTTCAGGGTCAGGAGGATCTCGTCCAGCTTGAAGGGCTTAGACACGTAATCGAAGGCGCCCAGCTTCATCGCCTCCACCGCGCTGTCTATGGTTCCGTAGGCGCTCATCATAATAACAAGGGTATTGGAATCCTGCACGCGAAGCCTCTTCAGAAGCTCCACACCGTCCATCTTCGGCATGACTACGTCGGTGAGGATTATATCGTGGCCCCCTTCTCTCGCCATCGAAAGGGCGCTCTGGCCGTTTGAGGCAATATCCACGATATACCCCTTTCCCGATAGGAACTCGGACAACATCTCGGACATCGCCTTGTCGTCTTCGACCACGAGTATCTTGTTGTAGTCCATTATCAAAAAGCCCCTTTTTAAATCCCCTGCCCCTTTATGGAGTCTGTATCCCGTATCTTACATTTCCGATGGAATTATACAACAACGCCGCCCCCTTTTCAACTAATCATTGTCCCCTTCATCAGCCGAACAAGTTTGCGTTTGACCCTCAAAGGTGGTATCATTTTACATTGCGGGAGGCCCAAATCATGCCCGAACAATCGGACACAAAAGACCGTCCGGCCGACAAGGGGAAAATAGTCTTGATCGAGGACGACCTATCCGTCCTTAGCATTATCAAGAGGCTCCTCGAGCGGAAGGGATACGAAGTGGCCGACTTCGACAATCCGAGGGGGGCCATCGAAAAACTTGCCGGGGCAGACGGCCGGTTCGATCTGATGGTAATCGACATCAACCTGCCGGAGATGGACGGATTTGACGCCTCGACGAGGCTCAAAGGCTTCTCCGCCCTCTCCGATGTTCCCATCATCTTCATATCGGCGATACACACGTCATCTGAGGAGATGAACCGGGGACTCTCCCTGGGCGCCGTAGATTACATCATAAAGCCCTTCGACCCGGAGATTTTCCTGAGCAAGGTCGACAACTTCGTCGCGTTGAAAAGGAACGAGGAGAGGGTGAGGGCCTTGAAGATGCGCTACCAGCTCCTCTTTGAAAAATACAACGACCCTACCGTAATCCTCGACCTTACGGGTTATGTCCTTGAGGTCAACGACGCCGCCAAAAAGATACTCGGCATGGGCGGGGCGGATTCGGAGGTTGAGAAGACCTCATTTCTCGACCTGGTCCACGGCGAAGACAAGAGAGAGGCGCTTAAGCTGATAGACTCCCTGACCGGCTTAGGCAGACCCCAGGCCCCAAGGGTCGTCAGGGTCATCGACAGATCGGGGGATTACCGCTTCATGGAGATAAACGGCGGTGCCTTCTTTAACAGGGAGGGGGCCAAATCGACGCCGGATTCGATCCACATCACGCTTAGGGACATAACCGAGCGGGTGATGCTGACGAGAAACCTCGGCCTCCTCTTCGACACGTCGAGGAGACTCTCAGGCGCACTGGCGCTGGGCGAGATATTTTCGATACTGACCGAGAGCATCGAGAAGGCGGTCTACGCAAGCCGAATTGGGGTGGTTTATCTGACGCCGGATGGAAATGCCGCACTCATGGCCACCACCGGGCCGGTCTCGAAAAAAATGAGGGGCAAGATAGAGCTTCCCCACCTTATTGATCTTACCGACTACCCGGAATACCGGGCCGCAATCGAGACGAGAAAGACGGTGATGATCGAGGAGGTTGATGGCGATCCGGTCGTCGCCGGGGTGAGGGACACCTTGAACGAGATCGGGATAGAGAGCATCCTCGTTATCCCGATCGTCATGGAAGATGTGGTATACGGGTTGATAAACCTGGCAGAGATCGGGGGGAAGCGGCGATTTACGAGTGATGAGATCGAGGTCCTGGAGTCGACCGCCGACCTCACGGCGTTGTCTGTGGAAAACGCCCTCATGTTTGACAAGATCAAGAAGAACGAGGAGTTCAAGACCCACCTCATCAATGTCTTCACCCACGAGGTCGGAACCCCCCTGGGCACGATAATCGGGCACACCCAGATACTCATGGAGGGGCTTGATCAGGAGGACAGGAGGCTCAAGAACCTGAAGGCGATCTACGGCGAGACGAACAGGCTCAACTCCCTAATGGAGGGCTTCCTCGACATCACCAGGCTCAGGTCCGGTAAACTGACGCCGAAGATTGAGAAGATTAACCCCGGGGTGATAGCTGCAAAGCTCTACAGGGAGTTCGAGGAGAGGTTCAGGGAAAAGGGGATCGACCCGTCCCTCGAGATCGAGGAAAAGGGGTTGAGCCTCGACGGCGACCTCCTACTTATCGAGGGGGCCGTGACCAACCTCCTCTCAAATGGCCTCAAATACACGCCGTCCGGGGGGAGGATAACCCTCACGCTGAAATCGTACGACGGGGGACTTACAATCGCGAGAGCCGACAAAGGAAGGCGGGCAAAGGCCCCTCTCGTGTCCTTTTCGGTTAAAGACACCGGGATCGGGGTGCCTGTGGGAGACCGGGAGAAGATCTTCGAGGAGTTTTACCGCTCGGCGAACGTCCCCGGAGACGAGAAGGGGGCGGGGCTGGGCCTCACCTTCGTAAAGGAGGTCGCCGAGATTCACGGCGGGGCCGTAAGGCTCATCGACAATAGCGATACGGAGGGCGGGGGGAGCACATTCGAGATGATCCTTCCGGGGAGGAAGTGAGCATGTCCGGAAGCTAGCTCTTATTAATTATGGTCCTCTCTCATTTTGTTAAGACATTTTTAGTTTATCCGTCTTAACGGGAAGTCCATGATTCGTCATTTATTAACCCATCACCTGTCAAAACTTTTAGTGACCAGGGCATCCCCCAACAAATATTTATGTGGTTTAACCTTAAAATACGATAATTAGTAAAATATATAACAATAGATATGAGAATAAGCCTGATTATAGAACCGAAAGGAGAGAGATGAAAAGGTTACTGGTAATTGTGATAGCACTATCATTTATTGTACCACTTTTTTTTGGGTGTGCCCCAAATGAAAATAAAGACGTTCCCGTTAAATTAAAGTGGCGTTATAAAACCGGTTTTTATGGATATTCCGCTCCTGCGGTGGTTAATGGAGTGATCTATTTAGTAGACCAAGATGGTCACTTAAAAGCTATAGATAAAGAGACATGTAAGCTGATATGGCAGTTTTATCATGAGGGTAGGATTGGATTTTTTGTCCCTACAGTGACTAATGGATTGGTTTTTGTGGGAGGTTACGGTGGGCATTATGATAGCTATAGTGGACTTTATGCAATAGATGCAGCAACTGGTAAGTTGAAATGGCGTTTCGACTTAACAGATTCTGGAAAAGGGTGTAGTACACCCATAGTAGTTGACGGGACGGTTTTTGTTGGAGACTTAATCGAGATGTTTTATGCCGTGGATGCAGAGAGTGGTGAGCTGAAATGGAGTTATAGAATTAAAAAGGCACCTGCCAGATCTGTAGTTGCCGACGGTGTGGTTTATGTTGGAAGCTTAAATAACAATCTGTATGCCATTGACGCGGATAGCGGTGAGCTGAAATGGCAATTTACGACAGGAAATCCAATAATTACTACTCCTTCATTAGCTGATAATGTGGTCTATATGGGGAGTTCGGATCATCATCTTTACGCTATTGATTCCGATACCGGCAAGCTAAAGTGGTGTTTAGAGAAGGGAGAAGATTATTTTTCTTCTCCTGCTGTTGTTGATGGTGTTGTCTATGTGGGATGTACTGATAAATATCTTTATGCTTTAAACGCTAAAAATGGTGAGTTAAAGTGGAGAGCTGAAATAGGATATCCTATAGATTCTCCTCCCACTGTAGTTGATGGTGTAGTCTATGTTGGAAGTGATGACGACTATTTGTATGCTATAGCCTCCAGTAATGGTTTCCAAATGTGGAGATATAAAACAGAAGGTTCCATAGTTTCCTCCATCATCATTGTTAACGATGTTATCTACTTCGGAAGCTTTGGTGTAAAAGATAATTATCTTTATGCCTTAGAAATAAAGAAGAATTAATATATAAAAGACAGTATTTATTAAAAAGAGTTTTACAGTAATAATAGGATATAAACAATGAAAAACTGTAATAATTTGAAAAGAATACATATTTTATTAACATGTTTGATATTTTTAAGTGTCACAATCATTGGACTATTTTCAGAGAATGTCTATGCCAGCAGGATAGAGGAATTAGACTCCCCCTCCGGCTGGAACATACAGTTGAGGCCCAGCGTCCTCTTCGGATCGGACGGGAGGGTGCTATACGTCATGGATATGAATATTCCCATCTTTCAGGGTGAGGACAACCTTCTCTTCGCCGCCCCGAAGTTCACGCCGAATAACGAGTCCAGTTGGGAGGTGAACCTGGGCCTCGGGTACCGGCACATCCTTTTTGATGACAGCCTTATGCTGGGCATAAATGCCTTTTACGACTACAGAAAGACCCCCTGGGGCACAAAGCACACCCAGTGGGGCGTGGGGGCGGAGGTGATGGCTGAGTTCGGTATCCTTGAAGACGGTGGTGGCCTGGGACTGACGGGGAGGTTCAATTATTATCAGCCGCTTACTGATGCCGTCCGTGTTACATATCAATAAAACATCAATTAGTAAAATTTCCAATAGTGTATTATTGTATAAATTTTACCCAAATTTTTTCCTTGACATCATGAGAAATTTTTAATACATATATACAATATAACCATAAATATGAGAATAAATCTGACAATAAAACTAAAAGGGGAGAGATGAGAAAGTTTCTGATAGTTTTAGTTGTACTATCATTGGTTGCAACAATATTTATCGGATACGACAGAATCACAAACATAAACGTTCCCGTTAAATTAAAGTGGCGTTATAAAACCGGTTTTTGGGGTTATTCATCATCCCCGGTGGTTGATGGAGTGGCCTACGTGGGAGACCAACAAAATTGCGTTTATGCCATAGATAAAGATACTGGTAAACTTAAATGGAAATTTTATGAGAAGGGTGCCATATTTACATCCCCGTCAGTAGCTGATGGTGTAATTTATGTGGCAAAATGGAAAGGAGAGAGTCACCTTTATGCGATAGATGCTGAAAGTGGTATTTTAAAATGGCGCTTTATGTTGGCTGGTCCTGGATCATCGTCCGGTTCACCTGTAGTTTTTGACGGCACAGTATATATAGGTAGTTCTGATAAAAATTTATATGCCGTAGACGCAAGCAACGGCACGTTAAAATGGCGCTATGAAACAGAAGGGCCTATAGTTTTTTCTGCGCCTTCAGTTGCAGACGCCGTGGTTTATTCTGGAGGTGGATATGATTATCTTTATGCTGTTGATGCAAAAAATGGCGATTTTAAGTGGCGATACAAGACAGGTTTGATTAGTTCCGCCCCCTCTCTTATGGATGGCGTAGTCTATGTAGGGAGTCATGATAATTATCTATATTCTATCGATAGTAAAACGGGCAAGCTTAATTGGCGCTTTGAGACAGGTTCCGATATATATTCTTCTCCCTTGGTGGTTGACGGAGTTGTCTATGTTGGAAGCGGTGATTTTTATGTTTATGCTGTAAACAGCAACAGTGGTAAGTTGAAGTGGAGTTTTAAAACGGGAGGTGGCATAAGTTCCTCTCCCTTTTTGATTGGTAGCGTTTTGTATATCGGAAGTGAAGATCATTATATGTATGCCATAGACTCTAAAAGTGGTGTGCTAATGTGGAGATATAAATCAAAAGATCCTATTGTCTCTTCGACTGTCGTCGTTGATAATGTCATTTACTTTGGAAGCTTTGGTGTAAGATTTAATGCAGGAATTGGCTATCTTTACGCCTTAGAAATAAAAGATGGATAGTAAATAGAATTTATCTGTAAATTGATAGAAATATCCTATTAAAAACTATAAGAGGATATAGAAATGAAAAACAGCAATAGCATAAGAAAAATTCATATTATATTAACATTTCTGGTATTTTCATTTTTTATTCTTGTTGGATTATTTTCTCAGAACGCCCGTGCAAGCAAGATCGAGGAGATGGACTCTACCCTCGGCTGGAACATACAGTTGAGGCCCAGTGTTTTATTCGGATCGGACGGGAGGGTGCTCTACGTCATGGATATGAACATCCCGCTCTATAATGGGGAGGATAACCTCCTCTTTGCCGCCCCGAAGTTCACGCCCAATATGTGGTCTTAAGTTATTCTTACTTTTCATCCAGAAGCGATCCCTCAATAAAAAACTGAGACTACCCCTAAAGCCCCTTCTGTCTCCTTCTGTTACTTTCCTCCGAAACAATCCACTTGGTCAGATATGCCGCGAGAAAAAGGATGAAATTTATCATCACGATCGTCCCCCCCGTGGGGAGGTCGAGGTGGTATGAAAAGAATATTCCGAAAAAGACGGAGACTATAGCGGTCAAGGCGGCTATTACAAGGGACCACCTGAAACTCTTCGATACCTGGAGGCTCGTCACCGCCGGCAGGATTATCAGCGCCGAGACGAGCAAAAGCCCCACGAGCCTCATCCCCACTACGACTAAAAGCCCCGTGACTACGGCAAAAAAGTAGTTGAAGCGTCCCACGTTTATCCCCATGACCATCGCCGTCTCCCCGTCGAAGGTCATGGCAAAGAGCTTGTGGTAGAAGATGATGATGAAGACCACGATTACCACCGATATCATAAGGGACGCCCAGAACTCCTCCTTTCCGATGGTCAGGATGCTACCGAAGAGGTAGCTCATGAGATCCACGTTGAACCCCCTTGCCGCGCTGGCGATCAATATCCCTGTCGCCATTCCCACCGCCGAGACCACCCCTATGGCGACGTCGGCGTGGATCTTCACCCGCTCCTGGAGCTTGAGAATCCCGACCGACGATATGATCGTTATTATGAGGGCCGACCAGAACGGCTGCCCGCCGAGCAAAAGCCCCACCGCCACGCCGCCGAAGGCCACGTGGGTCAGGCCGTGGCCGATGAGGGCGTAGCGTCTGAGCACGAGAAACACCCCCAGGACAGCGCAGGCTGTCCCCACGAAGATACCCGTAAAGAGGGCCCTCAGGACAAAGCCGTAGCCTAAAAAATCGAAGAGGGAGAGCGCCTCCTTGAACGTTGCTGTATCTATATTAGGCATAGAGCATCAAACCAGGCATAAAACTAAATACTAAACAACCCCCGAATTTTTCCGTCAATTCCCCTGGCGCTAATCGCTTGCCTCCTCGAAATGCTGGTGGCAGATAACGTGCTGGGAGCTTCCGAAGTAGCCGCTCATTTCTTCCGACATGCAGAATTCGCTTCCCTCGCCGAAGAAAAGCTGTTTCCTGTTGATGAAGAGGATCTTGTTGTTGTTTATCCCCATCCCGGAGATGTCGTGGTTGATCAGGACAATCGTCGCCCCCCCCTCGTTCAGCTCGTCGATTATATTGAAGAAATCCTCCCTCACCCTCGGCTCGACGGCGGACGTGGGCTCGTCCAGAAAGATTATGTCGGAGTTTGCGATCAAGGCCCGGGCAAGAATCACCCTCTGGAGCTGGCCGCCGGAGATCTCCCCTATCCTTCTGTTCATCAGATAGGAGATCCCCAGCTTCTCGAATGCCTCGCCGATCCTCTCGTTTTTCGACCGCCCGAATCCGTCCCGCCTCCTTTCACGCCCCCCAAGCACCATGAGCCTCATCGACGCCACCTCCCTTGCCGTAGCGGGAAAGTAGGGATCGAAAAAGAGGAGTTTCTGGGGTACGTAGGCGATCCTCTCCCAGTCCTCGAACTTGCCGATGTCCTCACCGAAGAGTTTAACGGAGCCGGACCCGGCATTGAGAATTCCCAATATTGTTTTCATCAGCGTCGTCTTCCCGGAGCCGTTGGGGCCAATCACCCAGAGGTAGTCCCCGCCGACAAGCGAGAAGTCGATCCCCTCAAGGATCGTCTCGTGATTGTAGCTGTAGGAGAGGTTCGATACCTCGAGGACCTTGTCGGAATTGGTCTTTCTTTCCATTATTTACACTCTATCCCCATTTTGAACTTTTCGAGGTTGTCCTTCATTATATCAATAAACGAAATCCCCGATTCGAGCGCCTTTAACTGGACGTTCCCGGCCGGGTTGACGATGAGTATCTCGGCGCCCGTCTCCTCCTTTATGGTCTTTGCCATCCTCGGGTCCAAGAGCTCCTCCGCAAAGATATACTTGATCCCTTTGTCCTTTATAATCTGAACCATCTCGGAAAGCTCTTTCGGCGAGGGCTCCGCATCGTGGGATACGCCGAAGACGGAATGGTAGCCCAGGCCGTAGCGTCTCGCCATATATCCGAAGGCGAAGTGCCCCGAAGAAGCGAT
This genomic interval from Candidatus Zymogenus saltonus contains the following:
- a CDS encoding PQQ-binding-like beta-propeller repeat protein, with product MRKFLIVLVVLSLVATIFIGYDRITNINVPVKLKWRYKTGFWGYSSSPVVDGVAYVGDQQNCVYAIDKDTGKLKWKFYEKGAIFTSPSVADGVIYVAKWKGESHLYAIDAESGILKWRFMLAGPGSSSGSPVVFDGTVYIGSSDKNLYAVDASNGTLKWRYETEGPIVFSAPSVADAVVYSGGGYDYLYAVDAKNGDFKWRYKTGLISSAPSLMDGVVYVGSHDNYLYSIDSKTGKLNWRFETGSDIYSSPLVVDGVVYVGSGDFYVYAVNSNSGKLKWSFKTGGGISSSPFLIGSVLYIGSEDHYMYAIDSKSGVLMWRYKSKDPIVSSTVVVDNVIYFGSFGVRFNAGIGYLYALEIKDG
- a CDS encoding metal ABC transporter ATP-binding protein, which produces MERKTNSDKVLEVSNLSYSYNHETILEGIDFSLVGGDYLWVIGPNGSGKTTLMKTILGILNAGSGSVKLFGEDIGKFEDWERIAYVPQKLLFFDPYFPATAREVASMRLMVLGGRERRRDGFGRSKNERIGEAFEKLGISYLMNRRIGEISGGQLQRVILARALIANSDIIFLDEPTSAVEPRVREDFFNIIDELNEGGATIVLINHDISGMGINNNKILFINRKQLFFGEGSEFCMSEEMSGYFGSSQHVICHQHFEEASD
- a CDS encoding inverse autotransporter beta domain-containing protein — its product is MRPSVLFGSDGRVLYVMDMNIPIFQGEDNLLFAAPKFTPNNESSWEVNLGLGYRHILFDDSLMLGINAFYDYRKTPWGTKHTQWGVGAEVMAEFGILEDGGGLGLTGRFNYYQPLTDAVRVTYQ
- a CDS encoding response regulator, with product MPEQSDTKDRPADKGKIVLIEDDLSVLSIIKRLLERKGYEVADFDNPRGAIEKLAGADGRFDLMVIDINLPEMDGFDASTRLKGFSALSDVPIIFISAIHTSSEEMNRGLSLGAVDYIIKPFDPEIFLSKVDNFVALKRNEERVRALKMRYQLLFEKYNDPTVILDLTGYVLEVNDAAKKILGMGGADSEVEKTSFLDLVHGEDKREALKLIDSLTGLGRPQAPRVVRVIDRSGDYRFMEINGGAFFNREGAKSTPDSIHITLRDITERVMLTRNLGLLFDTSRRLSGALALGEIFSILTESIEKAVYASRIGVVYLTPDGNAALMATTGPVSKKMRGKIELPHLIDLTDYPEYRAAIETRKTVMIEEVDGDPVVAGVRDTLNEIGIESILVIPIVMEDVVYGLINLAEIGGKRRFTSDEIEVLESTADLTALSVENALMFDKIKKNEEFKTHLINVFTHEVGTPLGTIIGHTQILMEGLDQEDRRLKNLKAIYGETNRLNSLMEGFLDITRLRSGKLTPKIEKINPGVIAAKLYREFEERFREKGIDPSLEIEEKGLSLDGDLLLIEGAVTNLLSNGLKYTPSGGRITLTLKSYDGGLTIARADKGRRAKAPLVSFSVKDTGIGVPVGDREKIFEEFYRSANVPGDEKGAGLGLTFVKEVAEIHGGAVRLIDNSDTEGGGSTFEMILPGRK
- a CDS encoding GspH/FimT family protein gives rise to the protein MKSPFLRRLYGKGGFTILEMLTVLAIIAILSSIAAITATGSIDRMKADMTARTVAYALNNARIRAITENNNYIVTFLTRDPGSTDKSGYIIEIHDDDNRNGTKDTGEKVEEEELTKGVPFDLPEGKDIYCTSPTSSSMRDGIVFPGNKVTFYPRGNASDSGEVYIYPLTSKEKGRNWNRRAVSLEKVTGKPIIWFFDKEKNKNGKCPWTKK
- a CDS encoding sigma-54-dependent Fis family transcriptional regulator, producing the protein MDYNKILVVEDDKAMSEMLSEFLSGKGYIVDIASNGQSALSMAREGGHDIILTDVVMPKMDGVELLKRLRVQDSNTLVIMMSAYGTIDSAVEAMKLGAFDYVSKPFKLDEILLTLNKARESRILRDENLRLRRELEGKYRFHDIIGRSPKMLDLFETVRKVSAYSTGILITGESGTGKELVARAIHYEGGRKEGPFVAVNLAAVPENLLESELFGHVKGAFTDATRDKPGLFEEAHNGTLFLDEIGELPQALQVKLLRALQEGEIRRIGSTGTKRLDVRIISATAIDIEEAVKNGDFRDDLYYRLNVVPLKMLPLREKIEDVVPLVEHFISVFNKKLNTSIKGIEKGALAKLMNYSWPGNVRELENCIERAMILTDSDTIGVSDLPGEVVRGTEEIETPSDPSSSTFSIKKASRDLEKRLILAALKKTGGNQTRAAELLEISYRALLYKLKDYNIDNKGRKGDE
- a CDS encoding PQQ-binding-like beta-propeller repeat protein; the encoded protein is MKRLLVIVIALSFIVPLFFGCAPNENKDVPVKLKWRYKTGFYGYSAPAVVNGVIYLVDQDGHLKAIDKETCKLIWQFYHEGRIGFFVPTVTNGLVFVGGYGGHYDSYSGLYAIDAATGKLKWRFDLTDSGKGCSTPIVVDGTVFVGDLIEMFYAVDAESGELKWSYRIKKAPARSVVADGVVYVGSLNNNLYAIDADSGELKWQFTTGNPIITTPSLADNVVYMGSSDHHLYAIDSDTGKLKWCLEKGEDYFSSPAVVDGVVYVGCTDKYLYALNAKNGELKWRAEIGYPIDSPPTVVDGVVYVGSDDDYLYAIASSNGFQMWRYKTEGSIVSSIIIVNDVIYFGSFGVKDNYLYALEIKKN
- a CDS encoding metal ABC transporter permease; the protein is MPNIDTATFKEALSLFDFLGYGFVLRALFTGIFVGTACAVLGVFLVLRRYALIGHGLTHVAFGGVAVGLLLGGQPFWSALIITIISSVGILKLQERVKIHADVAIGVVSAVGMATGILIASAARGFNVDLMSYLFGSILTIGKEEFWASLMISVVIVVFIIIFYHKLFAMTFDGETAMVMGINVGRFNYFFAVVTGLLVVVGMRLVGLLLVSALIILPAVTSLQVSKSFRWSLVIAALTAIVSVFFGIFFSYHLDLPTGGTIVMINFILFLAAYLTKWIVSEESNRRRQKGL